Proteins encoded by one window of Gemmatimonas aurantiaca:
- a CDS encoding GAF domain-containing protein produces the protein MAPRTLASLAHALTAAPDLDGALIALGECLAELDRGASVALIQYDARRDMLRMRASPVGAQVVRSSMETTFDHLPEPVRARIQAGGPFLDVTDRSADYARLFGFTTALDGGVLAVRGLRVEGQLGAVLALYEPRKIFGTRTTERIAPAVALFDLAYARISEREAREEAVRTLEDVTQRVHGEYVRKLSALEAELREVRNTPREVTALNPAEAIALQADVARAQEEMRRAGRKAELAEQQLASAVGQLEQAHIELHRRSEALRQRTRTLYLVDRALALDAETTDARTLVDALLALVGDDMQAQRCSLMLRAPEPDHLYLAAARGIAPNIVEGMRIRIGEGVAGRVAAAREPLLVQDVREASQHPLLRDQYFTTGSFISFPLVYHDELVGVLNLTNRAQRGIYTEEDVERVRLLGLVISLIASRNDLAGTLLESLHAG, from the coding sequence ATGGCTCCCCGGACCCTCGCATCGCTGGCACACGCCCTCACGGCGGCCCCCGACCTCGACGGCGCGCTGATCGCGCTCGGTGAATGTCTCGCCGAGCTCGATCGCGGAGCCTCCGTCGCGCTCATCCAGTATGATGCCCGCCGCGACATGCTGCGGATGCGCGCGAGCCCGGTGGGCGCACAGGTGGTGCGCAGCAGCATGGAGACCACCTTCGACCACCTTCCCGAGCCGGTCCGGGCCCGTATCCAGGCGGGTGGCCCCTTCCTCGACGTGACCGATCGTTCGGCCGACTACGCCCGGCTCTTCGGCTTCACGACGGCGCTGGACGGCGGCGTGTTGGCCGTGCGGGGGCTCCGGGTGGAAGGCCAACTCGGCGCCGTGCTGGCCCTGTACGAACCCCGCAAGATCTTCGGGACCCGTACCACGGAACGGATCGCGCCCGCCGTCGCACTCTTTGATCTCGCCTACGCACGCATCAGCGAGCGCGAGGCGCGCGAAGAAGCCGTGCGCACACTGGAGGACGTGACCCAACGGGTGCACGGGGAGTACGTGCGCAAGCTGTCCGCACTGGAAGCGGAACTGCGCGAAGTGCGCAACACGCCCCGTGAGGTGACCGCGCTGAATCCGGCCGAAGCCATCGCCCTGCAGGCCGATGTCGCCCGGGCCCAGGAAGAGATGCGCCGCGCCGGCCGCAAGGCGGAGTTGGCCGAACAACAGCTCGCGTCGGCGGTGGGACAGCTCGAACAGGCCCACATCGAACTCCACCGCCGAAGCGAAGCGCTGCGTCAGCGCACCCGCACGCTCTATCTCGTGGACCGGGCGCTGGCGCTCGACGCCGAAACCACCGATGCGCGCACGCTGGTGGACGCCCTGCTGGCCCTGGTGGGCGACGACATGCAGGCGCAGCGGTGTTCGCTCATGCTGCGCGCGCCGGAGCCGGATCATCTCTATCTCGCGGCCGCACGCGGCATCGCGCCCAACATCGTGGAAGGCATGCGCATCCGTATCGGCGAGGGTGTGGCCGGACGTGTAGCCGCGGCACGGGAACCGTTGCTGGTGCAGGACGTGCGCGAGGCCTCGCAGCATCCGCTGCTGCGCGATCAGTACTTCACGACGGGCAGCTTCATCAGCTTCCCCCTCGTGTATCATGATGAACTCGTGGGCGTGCTCAACCTGACCAATCGCGCCCAGCGTGGCATCTACACCGAGGAAGACGTGGAGCGTGTGCGACTGCTGGGACTGGTGATCTCGCTGATTGCGTCCCGTAACGACCTGGCGGGCACGCTGCTGGAGAGTCTGCATGCCGGGTGA
- the trpD gene encoding anthranilate phosphoribosyltransferase, giving the protein MPGDALSLAIRRLALHETLDGEALHQAFGVIMRGEGTPAQVAALLMALRVKGETPAEVAGVVRALRDAMIVLPATDPDALVDTCGTGGGAITTFNISTASALLAAGMGVRVAKHGNRSFTSRSGSADVLEALGVVIETTPAAMAATLAEAGIVFMFAPLMHPALRHVGPIRRELAVPTVMNIVGPLANPARAGRQVVGVAERPRLELLADALRQLGSVRALVVHGEPGLDEISPLGPTEVREVRDDRVEGWQIDPADYGIGVAHAEDLAGGDPVQNARVIEAVLRGQGPAGAQAAVLLNAAAALYVSRDDMSYAAAVEQTRDALMAGVGAEALGRLRVASQR; this is encoded by the coding sequence ATGCCGGGTGACGCGCTGTCACTGGCCATCCGGCGTCTGGCCCTGCACGAGACGCTGGATGGAGAGGCGCTGCATCAGGCGTTCGGTGTGATCATGCGAGGCGAGGGAACGCCGGCGCAGGTGGCGGCATTGTTGATGGCGCTCCGCGTGAAGGGCGAGACGCCCGCTGAAGTGGCCGGCGTGGTGCGGGCACTCCGGGATGCCATGATCGTATTGCCGGCCACCGATCCCGATGCGCTGGTGGACACCTGTGGCACCGGCGGCGGTGCGATCACGACATTCAACATCTCCACCGCCTCGGCGTTGCTGGCGGCGGGGATGGGCGTGCGGGTGGCCAAACACGGCAATCGTTCGTTCACCTCGCGCTCCGGCAGCGCCGACGTGCTGGAGGCGCTGGGTGTGGTGATCGAGACCACTCCGGCGGCGATGGCCGCGACGCTGGCCGAGGCCGGGATCGTGTTCATGTTCGCGCCGCTCATGCATCCCGCGCTGCGTCATGTGGGTCCCATTCGCCGCGAGCTGGCCGTGCCGACGGTCATGAACATCGTGGGTCCGCTGGCCAATCCGGCGCGTGCGGGACGGCAGGTGGTGGGTGTGGCCGAACGGCCGCGGCTCGAACTGCTGGCCGATGCGCTCCGGCAACTCGGCTCGGTGCGGGCCCTGGTGGTGCACGGCGAGCCCGGTCTGGACGAGATCTCGCCGCTCGGGCCCACCGAGGTGCGCGAAGTCCGGGATGACCGGGTTGAGGGCTGGCAAATCGACCCCGCCGACTACGGTATCGGGGTCGCGCACGCCGAAGACCTGGCGGGGGGTGATCCCGTCCAGAACGCACGGGTGATCGAGGCAGTACTGCGCGGGCAGGGGCCGGCCGGCGCCCAGGCCGCCGTGCTGCTCAATGCCGCCGCCGCACTGTATGTGAGCCGCGACGATATGAGCTATGCCGCCGCGGTCGAGCAGACCCGCGACGCCCTGATGGCCGGTGTAGGCGCCGAGGCACTGGGCCGGCTGCGGGTGGCCTCGCAGCGGTAG
- the lexA gene encoding transcriptional repressor LexA, which produces MPLTKRQREILSFLSEYNEVNGYAPSFEEIASRFNYNSLATVHEHLTNLERKGYIKRSYNESRAIEILPSEIYQRSVELPLLGSVAAGAPIEAMHSGETMAVPDGFLRKNGSHYVLRVRGDSMIEEHIRDGDFVVINDKQAADNGEMVIALLDGSGATVKRYYRERDGRIRLQPANEAMQPLFVHEDDVRIQGIVVGVLRRY; this is translated from the coding sequence ATGCCGCTCACCAAGCGACAGCGCGAAATCCTCTCGTTCCTCTCGGAGTACAACGAGGTCAACGGCTATGCGCCCAGCTTCGAGGAGATCGCGTCCCGGTTCAACTATAACTCGCTGGCCACGGTGCACGAGCACCTGACCAATCTCGAACGCAAGGGCTACATCAAGCGCTCGTACAACGAGAGCCGCGCCATCGAGATTCTGCCCTCGGAGATCTATCAACGGTCGGTGGAATTGCCGTTGCTGGGATCGGTGGCTGCGGGCGCACCCATCGAGGCGATGCACAGCGGCGAGACCATGGCCGTGCCCGATGGGTTTCTGCGCAAGAACGGCAGCCACTACGTGTTGCGGGTGCGTGGCGACTCCATGATCGAGGAGCATATCCGCGACGGCGATTTTGTCGTCATCAACGACAAGCAGGCGGCCGACAACGGCGAAATGGTCATCGCGTTGCTCGATGGTTCCGGCGCCACCGTCAAGCGGTACTATCGCGAGCGGGACGGTCGTATCCGTCTGCAGCCGGCCAATGAGGCCATGCAGCCGCTCTTCGTACACGAAGACGACGTGCGCATTCAGGGAATCGTCGTGGGCGTGCTGCGACGATACTGA
- a CDS encoding indole-3-glycerol-phosphate synthase: protein MTDRLDEIIAAARDARPARAFADALRGEHIRVIAEVKRASPSKGAIAPGLDAPSQARAYVEGGAAAISVLTEPSRFGGSLADLAAVTATVDIPVIRKDFLVHPVQLWEARAAGASAALLIVRALSPSLLPLLVDTAHEAGLEPLVEIRDVAELGRALSAGARVIGVNNRNLETLVIDPATAPHVIPHIPARCIAVAESGMQTTADVETSREAGADAILVGSAISAAPDPADRVRAFAAIPRHPGARS from the coding sequence GTGACCGATCGCCTGGACGAGATCATCGCCGCCGCCCGGGATGCCCGGCCGGCCCGGGCCTTCGCCGATGCGCTGCGTGGCGAACACATCCGGGTGATCGCCGAGGTGAAGCGGGCGTCGCCGTCCAAGGGGGCCATCGCCCCCGGGCTGGACGCGCCGTCGCAGGCGCGGGCCTATGTCGAAGGCGGAGCCGCGGCCATTTCCGTGCTCACCGAGCCTTCGCGCTTCGGCGGGTCGCTCGCCGATCTCGCAGCGGTGACGGCAACCGTCGACATCCCGGTCATCCGGAAGGACTTTCTCGTCCATCCGGTCCAGCTCTGGGAAGCCCGGGCGGCTGGCGCCTCGGCCGCACTGCTCATCGTGCGCGCCCTATCGCCGTCGTTGCTGCCGCTGCTGGTGGACACCGCCCACGAAGCCGGGCTCGAACCGCTGGTGGAGATCCGCGATGTCGCCGAACTCGGGCGCGCGCTATCGGCCGGCGCGCGCGTCATCGGCGTGAACAACCGCAATCTCGAAACGCTGGTCATCGATCCGGCCACCGCCCCACACGTCATTCCGCACATCCCCGCCCGCTGCATCGCGGTGGCGGAGAGTGGAATGCAGACCACGGCCGATGTGGAGACATCCCGGGAAGCCGGTGCCGACGCAATCCTGGTGGGCAGCGCGATTTCCGCCGCTCCCGATCCGGCAGACCGCGTCCGGGCATTCGCGGCGATTCCGCGCCACCCCGGCGCGCGGTCATGA
- a CDS encoding phosphoribosylanthranilate isomerase, translating to METPTKMRVKICGLTRVADADHAEAQGASYLGAILAGGPRLLTVDAARLVLGPRRQSVRRVAVFGDQSAQEIVSIAERLDLDVLQLHGTIAEGDPEKRARMVVRLREETGRLVWPVIRVAGQTFPEGTVALAQAADALVLDAHVVGQLGGTGVALDWSGLRDAMAGLRQQVPSLTLVLAGGLRPENVATAIRLLAPQVVDVSSGVEAAPGVKDPERVRQFVTAAQTGSTE from the coding sequence GTGGAGACGCCGACGAAGATGCGGGTGAAGATCTGCGGTCTCACGCGTGTGGCCGATGCCGATCATGCCGAGGCGCAGGGTGCCTCATACCTTGGCGCCATCCTCGCCGGTGGGCCGCGGCTGCTCACGGTCGATGCCGCCCGTCTCGTGCTGGGCCCACGTCGTCAGAGTGTGCGACGCGTGGCCGTGTTCGGTGACCAGTCGGCCCAAGAGATCGTGTCCATCGCGGAACGGCTCGATCTCGACGTGCTGCAACTGCATGGCACCATCGCCGAGGGGGATCCGGAAAAGCGGGCGCGTATGGTCGTACGACTACGGGAAGAAACGGGGCGTCTGGTGTGGCCGGTGATTCGGGTGGCGGGGCAGACGTTCCCTGAGGGAACGGTGGCGCTGGCTCAGGCGGCCGATGCGCTGGTCCTCGACGCACACGTGGTGGGGCAGCTTGGCGGAACCGGTGTCGCACTGGACTGGTCGGGATTGCGTGACGCGATGGCCGGACTGCGGCAGCAGGTCCCCTCGCTCACGCTGGTGCTGGCGGGCGGCCTGCGGCCGGAAAACGTGGCCACCGCCATCCGACTGCTGGCTCCTCAGGTCGTGGACGTATCTTCCGGCGTGGAAGCGGCGCCTGGTGTGAAGGATCCGGAGCGCGTGCGACAGTTCGTGACGGCAGCGCAGACAGGGAGCACAGAATGA
- the trpB gene encoding tryptophan synthase subunit beta — protein sequence MTMVEQVAGSDRFGPFGGRYVPETLIPALDALDAAFDTALADAAFRDELDGLLREYVGRPTSLSFAPRLSERIGAPVWLKREDLNHTGAHKINNTVGQALLALRMGKRRIIAETGAGQHGVATATICARFGLECVVYMGEEDMQRQALNVFRMRLLGATVVPVTAGTRTLKDATTEAIRDWVTTVNDSHYIIGSVVGPAPYPRMVREFQSVIGREARAQMLERAGRLPRTVVACVGGGSNAMGIFAGFVGDAGVELVGVEAAGDGLDTDRHSASITKGRPGVLHGSLSYLLQDDAGQVHPAHSISAGLDYPGVGPEHSWLHASGRALYDSVTDTEALRGVAVLSRLEGIIPALETAHAVAWIERSAGRWAKDEPVLLCVSGRGDKDVGTISQHTLPDV from the coding sequence ATGACGATGGTGGAGCAGGTGGCAGGCAGCGATCGCTTCGGCCCATTTGGCGGGCGCTACGTGCCCGAGACGCTGATTCCGGCGCTCGATGCACTCGATGCGGCGTTCGACACCGCACTCGCCGATGCCGCGTTTCGTGATGAACTGGACGGACTGCTGCGGGAGTATGTCGGACGTCCCACGTCGCTCAGCTTCGCGCCCCGGCTCAGTGAACGGATCGGAGCGCCGGTGTGGCTCAAGCGCGAGGATCTCAATCACACCGGCGCGCACAAGATCAACAACACCGTGGGACAGGCGCTGCTGGCCCTCCGCATGGGCAAGCGACGCATCATCGCCGAAACCGGGGCGGGGCAGCACGGGGTGGCCACGGCGACGATCTGTGCCCGATTCGGGTTGGAGTGCGTCGTATACATGGGCGAGGAGGACATGCAGCGTCAGGCGCTGAATGTTTTCCGCATGCGCCTGCTCGGAGCCACCGTCGTCCCCGTCACCGCCGGGACGCGGACGCTCAAGGACGCCACGACGGAGGCGATTCGCGATTGGGTCACGACCGTGAATGACAGTCACTATATCATCGGCTCGGTGGTGGGACCGGCCCCGTATCCGCGCATGGTGCGGGAGTTCCAGTCCGTGATCGGGCGGGAAGCGCGTGCGCAGATGCTCGAGCGTGCCGGCCGCCTGCCGCGCACGGTCGTCGCGTGTGTGGGCGGCGGTTCGAACGCCATGGGCATCTTCGCCGGCTTCGTGGGCGATGCCGGCGTGGAACTGGTGGGTGTCGAAGCGGCCGGCGACGGACTCGATACCGATCGGCACAGTGCGTCCATTACCAAGGGCCGGCCCGGTGTGTTGCACGGCTCGCTGAGCTATCTGCTGCAGGACGACGCCGGGCAGGTGCATCCGGCGCACTCCATCTCGGCGGGGCTCGACTACCCTGGTGTGGGCCCCGAGCACTCGTGGTTGCATGCCAGCGGTCGTGCACTCTACGACTCGGTGACCGATACCGAAGCGCTGCGCGGCGTCGCGGTGCTGAGTCGTCTCGAAGGTATCATCCCGGCCCTCGAAACCGCGCACGCCGTGGCCTGGATCGAACGATCGGCCGGACGCTGGGCCAAAGACGAACCCGTGCTGCTGTGTGTGAGCGGTCGTGGGGACAAGGACGTCGGCACCATCAGCCAGCACACGTTGCCCGATGTGTGA
- a CDS encoding HEAT repeat domain-containing protein, translating to MTTAVHESTLSPQAISAVEDALRALSKALRAVQLYLPNNPARGQALEIVRQAFAKVWAREPMLEIQVQESSFLWEGRPVFHDAERASESLPWLLYRDGLRAIAFQPGCEAQDLETLLTLLQRARAATTDDDDLVTMLWVADLGHVTYRYVDAGNGVEPMLMSSGDRPGVASFAPGQAPLAVPPAETQPPGEGPPDGRVRVEDFDTTLYFLDQRETTYLQDELRREYTEDQRRLVLASLFDILETRPEPEAQDEVLSILDQLVLEFLTLGDYELVAYVLREAATAARRSNMSDMVVQALQALPGRLSEPSVVAQLLHALDESTRTPVASLLESLFTELRPEALEPLVMWLGSASASPARASIERASLRLAGAHTAELNRLLEHPKEAVVRGALRLVGQLGTAAAVPGLARLLRVADTQIRAEAVGVLADIGSPSALQALERAIEDADRDVRVATYRAIGTRKHAGALPRLLDAIRRKDTRAADLGEKMALFEAFGAMCGNSGVNELDTLLNARGLLGARENAEVRACAARALGLIGTPVAMNALQRAADTRDVVVRNAVARAMRGGQ from the coding sequence ATGACCACGGCCGTGCACGAATCCACGCTTTCGCCTCAGGCGATCTCCGCCGTCGAGGATGCGCTGCGCGCATTGTCGAAAGCGTTGCGTGCCGTGCAGCTGTATCTGCCCAACAATCCGGCGCGCGGACAGGCGCTCGAAATCGTCCGCCAGGCTTTTGCGAAGGTCTGGGCGCGCGAACCCATGCTCGAAATTCAGGTGCAGGAGTCGTCGTTCCTGTGGGAAGGCCGCCCGGTGTTTCACGACGCCGAGCGGGCCAGCGAATCGCTGCCCTGGCTGTTGTATCGGGATGGGCTGCGGGCCATCGCCTTCCAGCCCGGGTGTGAAGCGCAGGATCTCGAAACGCTGCTCACCCTGCTGCAGCGGGCGCGGGCCGCCACCACCGACGACGACGATCTCGTCACCATGCTGTGGGTGGCCGATCTCGGTCATGTGACGTATCGCTACGTGGACGCGGGCAATGGCGTGGAGCCGATGCTCATGTCGTCGGGTGATCGCCCCGGCGTCGCCAGCTTCGCGCCGGGTCAGGCGCCTCTCGCGGTTCCGCCTGCGGAAACGCAGCCGCCGGGCGAAGGACCGCCCGACGGCAGGGTGCGGGTCGAGGATTTCGACACCACGCTGTATTTCCTCGATCAGCGCGAAACCACGTATCTCCAGGACGAACTGCGTCGGGAATACACCGAAGACCAGCGGCGTCTGGTACTCGCCAGTCTCTTCGACATTCTCGAGACCCGCCCGGAACCCGAGGCTCAGGACGAGGTGCTGAGCATTCTCGATCAGCTCGTGCTCGAGTTCCTCACGCTCGGCGACTACGAGCTGGTGGCCTACGTGCTGCGGGAGGCCGCGACCGCGGCACGGCGCTCCAACATGAGCGACATGGTCGTGCAGGCATTGCAGGCCCTGCCGGGTCGTCTGAGCGAACCCTCGGTGGTGGCGCAGTTGCTGCATGCGCTCGACGAAAGCACACGCACGCCGGTGGCCTCGCTGCTCGAATCGCTGTTCACCGAGCTGCGTCCGGAAGCCCTGGAGCCATTGGTGATGTGGCTGGGCAGCGCCAGTGCCTCGCCGGCCCGCGCCTCCATCGAGCGTGCGTCCCTCCGTCTGGCGGGGGCGCACACGGCGGAACTCAATCGTTTGCTGGAGCATCCCAAGGAAGCCGTCGTGCGCGGCGCATTGCGTCTGGTGGGGCAGTTGGGCACGGCGGCCGCGGTACCGGGCCTGGCTCGTCTCCTGCGCGTGGCCGACACGCAGATCCGTGCGGAAGCCGTTGGGGTTCTCGCCGACATCGGATCGCCGAGCGCTCTGCAGGCACTCGAACGGGCCATCGAGGATGCCGACCGAGATGTGCGTGTTGCCACCTATCGGGCCATCGGCACGCGCAAACATGCCGGGGCGTTGCCACGTCTGCTCGACGCCATCCGACGCAAGGACACCCGCGCCGCGGACCTCGGAGAGAAGATGGCGCTCTTCGAAGCCTTTGGCGCGATGTGCGGCAACTCCGGTGTGAACGAACTCGATACGCTGCTCAATGCGCGCGGTCTGCTGGGTGCGCGGGAGAACGCCGAGGTGCGTGCCTGCGCCGCGCGCGCACTGGGACTCATCGGCACGCCCGTGGCCATGAATGCGCTCCAGCGCGCCGCCGATACGAGAGACGTGGTGGTGCGCAATGCCGTCGCGCGTGCGATGCGGGGTGGCCAATGA
- a CDS encoding HD domain-containing phosphohydrolase, with protein sequence MTGMQTAARELASDTGPMSSGLPSASPGGTAQKHARAFVVAMNSAVRAVRLYPIENAAVQRAITELGNCAERILQAEDECALRRVGDFLFLNETRLRLSFDNYAAVASLLGLFREAGIGGVTLLGRPDSRAWVVLLSFLQSPPLEYPEEERLAQLTQRLEQANVTGFELTPPLDEGVREDAELDAKERARQTYVRSLDVTREIITSTRMGKSPGLKRVKRAVQGIVDSILNDSTSLMGLTTLRDFDEYTFVHSVNVCIMSVALGRRLGLTKLQLLDLGLAALLHDLGKSRVPLELLNKRGELDETERLLLQTHTWQGVLALFGIPGVATRPWRAMTAAYEHHMRTDLSGYPRHVRPRTLSLFSKIIAVTDGFDAATTSRVYQEAPWTPADVLRGMRDNPRLGLDPVVVKAFINLSGIYPVGTVVVLDTFEIALVMASNPDASALSRPLIRILMDERGNPVLDASLVDLTVRDASGQFVRTIIRTEDPHRYGISIGDHFA encoded by the coding sequence ATGACGGGCATGCAGACCGCCGCGCGTGAGCTGGCGTCGGACACGGGTCCCATGTCGTCGGGCCTCCCTTCCGCCTCCCCGGGGGGGACGGCCCAGAAACACGCTCGCGCGTTCGTGGTGGCCATGAACAGCGCCGTACGCGCCGTGCGTCTCTATCCCATCGAAAACGCGGCCGTTCAGCGCGCCATCACGGAACTCGGGAATTGCGCCGAGCGCATCCTGCAGGCGGAGGACGAGTGCGCCCTGCGCCGGGTGGGGGATTTCCTGTTCCTCAACGAGACGCGGCTCCGCCTGTCGTTCGACAACTACGCCGCGGTGGCGTCGCTGCTCGGCCTGTTCCGTGAGGCAGGCATCGGTGGCGTGACCCTGCTGGGACGCCCGGACTCCCGCGCCTGGGTGGTGCTGCTGTCGTTCCTGCAGTCGCCGCCTCTGGAGTATCCCGAAGAGGAGCGTCTGGCCCAGCTCACGCAACGGCTCGAGCAGGCGAATGTCACCGGTTTCGAGCTCACGCCGCCGCTCGACGAGGGCGTGCGCGAAGACGCGGAACTGGATGCCAAGGAACGGGCGCGACAGACTTACGTACGTTCGCTCGACGTCACGCGCGAGATCATCACCTCCACGCGCATGGGCAAGAGCCCGGGACTCAAGCGGGTCAAGCGCGCGGTGCAGGGCATCGTCGATTCGATTCTCAACGATTCGACTTCGCTGATGGGGCTCACCACGCTGCGCGATTTCGACGAATACACCTTCGTCCACAGCGTCAACGTCTGCATCATGTCAGTGGCGCTCGGACGCCGGCTCGGCCTCACCAAACTGCAACTGCTCGATCTCGGACTCGCGGCCCTGTTGCACGATCTCGGCAAGTCGCGTGTGCCGCTGGAACTGCTCAACAAGCGCGGCGAACTCGACGAGACCGAACGATTGCTGCTGCAGACGCACACGTGGCAGGGGGTGCTCGCGCTGTTCGGCATTCCGGGCGTGGCCACGCGGCCCTGGCGTGCGATGACGGCGGCGTACGAGCATCACATGCGCACGGATCTGTCCGGCTATCCGCGTCATGTGCGGCCGCGCACACTGTCGCTGTTCTCCAAGATCATCGCGGTCACCGATGGCTTCGATGCGGCGACCACGAGCCGGGTGTATCAGGAAGCGCCGTGGACACCGGCCGATGTGTTGCGCGGCATGCGGGACAACCCGCGGCTGGGCCTCGATCCGGTGGTGGTGAAGGCGTTCATCAACCTGTCGGGCATCTATCCTGTCGGCACGGTGGTGGTGCTCGATACATTCGAGATTGCGCTCGTCATGGCCAGCAATCCGGATGCGTCGGCGCTCTCGCGGCCGCTGATCCGGATTCTGATGGACGAGCGCGGCAATCCGGTCCTGGATGCCTCGCTGGTGGACCTTACGGTGCGGGATGCGTCTGGCCAGTTTGTTCGCACCATCATCCGCACCGAGGATCCACACCGTTATGGCATCAGCATCGGCGACCACTTCGCCTGA
- the trpA gene encoding tryptophan synthase subunit alpha, which produces MASASATTSPDESASHVSSSGGVAPSRLTARFRALAAEGRKALVCYITAGHPDPVSCVALLRGLADAGADVIEIGVPFSDPMADGPVIQHSSQVALDHGITLSRTLDLVREAALDIPVVLFSYLNPILAGGDDVLHRARAAGVDGVLATDLPVGADPEREAWFGASGLDFVRLVAPTTPAPRMEEIGRHGGGFVYLISRLGVTGERDALPDDLPETVQRLRSATSLPICIGFGISTPAHAKAAAALADGVVVGSALVRAAGRSVDDAIALTRSLRAALDER; this is translated from the coding sequence ATGGCATCAGCATCGGCGACCACTTCGCCTGACGAGTCCGCATCGCACGTCTCCTCATCGGGCGGTGTTGCCCCTTCACGTCTGACCGCGCGATTCCGCGCGCTCGCGGCAGAAGGGCGGAAGGCACTCGTCTGCTACATCACGGCGGGCCATCCCGACCCGGTGTCCTGCGTGGCGTTGCTGCGCGGGCTGGCCGATGCCGGTGCCGATGTCATCGAGATCGGTGTGCCGTTTTCCGATCCGATGGCCGACGGCCCCGTGATCCAGCACAGTTCGCAGGTGGCGCTCGATCACGGCATCACACTCTCCCGCACGCTCGACCTGGTGCGTGAGGCGGCGCTGGACATTCCGGTGGTGCTCTTCAGCTATCTGAATCCCATTCTTGCCGGGGGCGACGATGTACTGCATCGCGCACGCGCGGCCGGTGTGGACGGCGTGCTGGCCACCGATCTGCCCGTCGGGGCCGATCCGGAGCGCGAAGCCTGGTTCGGTGCCAGCGGGCTCGATTTTGTGCGTCTCGTGGCGCCCACCACACCGGCGCCGCGCATGGAGGAAATCGGACGGCACGGTGGCGGATTCGTCTATCTCATCAGCCGGCTGGGCGTGACCGGCGAGCGGGATGCGCTGCCCGATGACCTGCCCGAGACGGTGCAACGCCTGCGGAGCGCCACGTCGCTTCCCATCTGCATCGGCTTCGGAATTTCCACGCCGGCCCACGCCAAAGCCGCGGCGGCCCTCGCCGATGGCGTGGTGGTGGGCAGTGCGCTGGTGCGTGCGGCGGGTCGCTCGGTTGACGATGCCATTGCCCTGACGCGGTCGCTGCGCGCGGCGCTCGACGAGCGATAG
- a CDS encoding LytR C-terminal domain-containing protein, whose protein sequence is MTHGFPTWPEPPEPRPSGARGWLIALALLLLVAGGAGVAWWLQGRPGEAGTSGAAGATVSPNDSSARAPAGVRVVVRVVNASGVRGLARRATLVLRDFGYDVVDYDSERTGRDDTQIVVHTGHTEWAGHLQRALGVGTITTSADTSRYVDLTVLLGRDWQPPTEPLRP, encoded by the coding sequence ATGACTCACGGATTCCCGACCTGGCCGGAACCTCCCGAACCCCGGCCCAGTGGAGCACGGGGGTGGCTCATCGCGCTGGCGCTGTTGCTGCTCGTCGCCGGTGGTGCCGGCGTGGCGTGGTGGCTGCAGGGACGCCCGGGCGAGGCGGGCACCAGCGGCGCTGCCGGTGCGACGGTGTCTCCCAACGACAGCAGTGCCCGCGCCCCCGCGGGCGTACGGGTCGTCGTGCGGGTGGTCAACGCATCGGGCGTGCGGGGATTGGCGCGGCGGGCGACGCTCGTGCTCCGCGACTTCGGGTACGACGTGGTGGACTACGATTCGGAACGTACCGGCCGCGACGACACGCAGATCGTGGTGCACACCGGGCACACCGAATGGGCCGGACATCTGCAGCGCGCGCTGGGCGTGGGCACCATCACCACCAGCGCCGACACCTCACGCTACGTGGACCTCACCGTGCTGCTCGGTCGCGACTGGCAGCCGCCGACCGAGCCGCTCCGTCCGTAG